Proteins encoded together in one Oscillospiraceae bacterium window:
- a CDS encoding DUF192 domain-containing protein: MKYSECEVYVGPVILFKNVKIANTFIKRLVGLLKTESLASHGGMLISPCNKIHTLGMQYPIDVLFLSSDGEIIDIISSMQAGKVSPMIKGADHVLELSPGAAASRGLKKGDYLTIPAVKIGTKH, translated from the coding sequence TTGAAATATTCCGAATGCGAAGTATATGTTGGACCGGTCATACTTTTTAAAAACGTAAAAATAGCAAATACGTTTATAAAAAGGCTTGTCGGACTTTTAAAAACAGAAAGTCTTGCATCGCACGGAGGTATGCTGATATCACCATGCAATAAAATTCATACGCTCGGTATGCAATATCCTATTGATGTCTTGTTCTTGTCATCCGATGGCGAAATCATCGATATCATTTCTTCTATGCAGGCCGGCAAGGTATCGCCCATGATAAAAGGAGCGGATCATGTGCTGGAGCTTTCACCAGGAGCCGCTGCAAGCCGGGGACTTAAAAAGGGAGACTATCTTACTATACCTGCAGTAAAAATTGGTACAAAACATTAA
- a CDS encoding type II secretion system F family protein produces MVWMCVSFGLFMFFIIITLFYNGGKEADIKERRLKAQTNASEHVEMYEIFEKTFYQRFIKPFIDGIEKKLSILSTASKKQKKDNTAETEKFIKMLRQAGIRAEITEFNTIKLFFIGIVFILTMLFSLIFFQEPNFRLLAILVGLLIAVMAPTLYVRQRTTARKNSIQKQLPEVMDILMVSVEAGLGLDESIMRISEKMSGPLIDEFLLLCREIQMGKQRKKAYQDFGECADVQELKTFASAIIQAEQLGIPIKNVLKTQSLSMRTARKQRAQEKGMKAPVKMIIPMVMFILPVLFIILLAPVAIQLMEEFT; encoded by the coding sequence ATGGTCTGGATGTGCGTCAGCTTCGGATTGTTTATGTTTTTTATAATCATCACTCTTTTTTATAACGGAGGAAAAGAAGCCGATATCAAAGAGCGCAGATTGAAAGCACAAACAAATGCCTCCGAGCATGTCGAAATGTATGAGATATTTGAAAAAACCTTTTATCAACGATTTATAAAACCCTTCATTGACGGAATTGAAAAAAAGCTGTCAATTCTGTCAACTGCTTCAAAAAAGCAGAAAAAAGACAATACTGCCGAAACAGAAAAGTTCATAAAAATGCTGCGGCAGGCGGGAATACGCGCCGAGATTACAGAATTCAATACTATAAAACTGTTTTTTATCGGTATTGTATTTATATTGACTATGTTATTTTCTTTAATATTCTTCCAAGAGCCTAATTTCAGGTTGCTTGCTATTCTTGTCGGACTTCTCATTGCAGTTATGGCTCCGACATTGTATGTACGTCAGCGAACGACCGCGCGAAAAAACTCCATTCAAAAACAACTCCCTGAAGTCATGGATATTCTGATGGTAAGCGTTGAAGCCGGTCTAGGCCTGGACGAATCGATAATGAGAATATCCGAAAAAATGAGCGGACCTCTGATAGACGAATTTTTACTTCTTTGCAGAGAAATACAGATGGGAAAACAGAGAAAAAAAGCATATCAGGATTTTGGAGAATGCGCGGATGTTCAAGAGTTAAAGACATTTGCTTCGGCAATAATACAGGCCGAACAGCTTGGAATACCGATAAAGAATGTATTAAAAACACAATCTTTATCAATGCGCACCGCCAGAAAGCAGCGTGCTCAGGAAAAAGGCATGAAGGCACCTGTTAAAATGATTATACCGATGGTTATGTTTATATTGCCAGTTCTTTTTATCATTCTTTTAGCTCCGGTCGCAATACAGCTGATGGAAGAATTCACTTGA
- a CDS encoding type II secretion system F family protein: MTLQKRLGKIFVKQEKKLELSKRKKNNNSILFSKMGDTKLLDAITSRLALAGLMLKADEFLTIWVFIFIIPTLLGYMISRNIIVTAAVAIIAFCAPILYVKYKTNKRLALFNTQLGDSLIIISNCLRSGLTFQQSLESISNEMPDPIALEFSRVLREIKFGSNLEHSLSALAERIGNQDLDLMVSAILIQRQVGGNLSVILDNISSTIIDRIKIKSEIKTLTATGRISGLIVGLLPIGISLILMITNPDYMSVLFNTTLGISLLSLSVFLEIIGFLFISKISNIEY; encoded by the coding sequence TTGACTCTGCAAAAAAGACTCGGAAAAATTTTTGTAAAACAGGAGAAAAAGCTCGAGCTTTCAAAGCGTAAAAAAAATAATAATTCTATATTATTTTCTAAAATGGGGGATACGAAGCTTCTTGATGCTATCACTTCCAGGCTTGCTTTGGCGGGATTAATGCTGAAAGCAGACGAGTTTTTAACAATATGGGTTTTTATATTTATAATTCCAACACTTTTGGGATATATGATATCACGCAATATTATTGTAACAGCAGCTGTCGCAATTATTGCTTTCTGTGCTCCGATTTTATATGTTAAATACAAAACAAACAAACGTCTCGCGCTTTTCAACACACAGCTCGGAGACAGCCTTATAATAATCAGCAATTGCCTGCGATCAGGTCTTACTTTCCAGCAGTCTCTTGAAAGTATATCCAATGAAATGCCTGATCCCATAGCTCTTGAATTTTCACGTGTACTCCGTGAAATAAAATTCGGAAGCAATCTTGAGCATTCATTAAGCGCTCTCGCGGAAAGAATCGGAAATCAGGACCTCGACCTTATGGTATCTGCCATCTTGATTCAACGCCAGGTCGGAGGCAACCTTTCTGTAATACTGGATAATATTTCTTCAACAATCATCGATCGCATTAAAATTAAAAGCGAAATAAAGACCCTTACCGCAACCGGACGTATTTCCGGTTTGATAGTCGGATTGCTGCCAATAGGAATATCGCTTATTCTGATGATTACAAATCCGGATTATATGTCAGTTTTGTTTAACACCACACTTGGCATCAGCCTTTTATCGCTCAGCGTTTTTTTGGAAATAATCGGATTCCTTTTCATATCGAAGATATCGAATATCGAATATTGA
- a CDS encoding CpaF family protein: MGLLDRMNSSSSVSSGEHSISVQKQADNENNKKRDDEFLAIKKNAHTHVIYELNRQGNLNLTEEYVKKVISDILEREASSLTRIERNKIATELYNDTMGYGPIEELLSDPNVTEIMVNGPHHVFYEQSGKIKLSELTFRDDEHVMNIIDRIVSSIGRHIDEASPMVDARLADGSRVNAVIPPISLVGPVITIRKFSKKPFTAEKLIEFGSVTRTIMSFLEAAVKGRMNIIVSGGTGSGKTTLLNVLSSFIPENERIVTIEDAAELQLVQQHVVTLEARPANLEGHGSISIRDLVKNALRMRPDRIIVGEVRSGEALDMLQAMNTGHDGSLTTTHANSPRDTIARIETMVLMSGMDLPLRAIREQIAAAIDIIVQQSRMRDGTRKIVSVSEVCGMEGDTILMQEIFNYKTLGQLDSNGKFKGMFQSTGIKPLCLDKIRENGVAVNDEWFQ, translated from the coding sequence ATGGGTTTATTGGACAGGATGAATTCTTCTTCGTCCGTATCTTCCGGTGAGCATAGTATTTCCGTTCAAAAGCAGGCGGATAACGAAAATAACAAAAAACGCGACGACGAATTTCTGGCTATTAAAAAGAATGCTCATACACATGTCATTTACGAGCTCAACCGTCAGGGAAATCTTAACCTAACGGAGGAATATGTAAAAAAGGTAATCTCCGATATACTTGAGCGCGAAGCAAGCTCGTTGACACGTATAGAGCGGAATAAAATTGCAACCGAGCTTTATAACGACACAATGGGTTATGGACCGATCGAGGAGCTTCTATCAGATCCGAACGTTACCGAAATAATGGTAAACGGCCCTCATCACGTTTTTTACGAGCAGAGCGGCAAAATAAAGCTTTCCGAGCTGACCTTTCGCGACGACGAGCATGTGATGAACATCATCGACAGAATAGTATCCTCTATAGGGCGCCACATCGATGAAGCAAGCCCTATGGTTGACGCACGTCTTGCCGACGGAAGCCGCGTGAACGCTGTCATCCCTCCGATTTCTCTTGTCGGACCTGTTATAACCATACGTAAATTCTCAAAAAAGCCCTTCACCGCTGAAAAACTCATAGAATTCGGATCTGTTACCCGTACAATAATGTCATTTCTAGAAGCTGCCGTCAAAGGCAGAATGAATATAATCGTTTCAGGCGGCACCGGAAGCGGAAAAACTACCCTTTTAAATGTACTCAGCTCATTTATTCCCGAGAATGAACGCATAGTGACTATCGAAGACGCAGCAGAGCTTCAGCTTGTTCAGCAGCATGTCGTAACTCTTGAAGCGCGTCCGGCTAATCTTGAAGGACATGGCAGCATTTCTATAAGAGATCTTGTTAAAAACGCATTGCGTATGCGTCCCGACCGCATAATTGTCGGCGAAGTTCGTTCCGGTGAAGCGCTTGATATGCTTCAGGCAATGAATACAGGCCATGACGGATCCCTTACAACGACTCATGCCAATTCCCCGCGTGATACGATCGCCCGTATCGAAACAATGGTTTTAATGAGCGGTATGGATTTACCACTGCGGGCAATACGCGAGCAGATAGCCGCCGCCATCGATATTATAGTTCAACAAAGCCGTATGCGCGATGGAACAAGAAAAATAGTAAGCGTTTCAGAGGTATGCGGAATGGAAGGCGACACTATATTAATGCAGGAAATATTCAATTATAAAACTCTCGGTCAGCTTGACAGTAACGGTAAATTCAAGGGTATGTTTCAAAGCACAGGTATAAAACCATTGTGTCTTGATAAAATCAGAGAAAACGGGGTGGCTGTGAACGATGAATGGTTTCAGTAA
- a CDS encoding AAA family ATPase — protein sequence MDRLKIIVIANDTDNRIIAKRLFDDERLAISAYVEAKQDSFIKIVGIYPDIVVFFDENPESDETAPNNILTRELAKRIYVSMPGTLLILISKKSDTEYLKTNMQSGFHMILPPCVKKEETLDSVINLSAVEKKRLTEEQRRVTNAKIISIFSAKGGCGKTTTAVNLSVCFVQKKKKTLIIDADFQFGDISLFLDLSVKDTISELVQEASNFTIDTINSFTVLHSCGLNILPAPKSPEMAEYITDVHMEKLISILRPYYDYIIIDLGSSIGNVALNIIENSDMVIYVTTPDITSIKDLHQTYKIMSSLQQADKFKMIINRFGTGTLKKKDFETNISMPILGTIREDEHRLALSIAKGVPIVLDAPRSKIALDIAAVYDKIIKSV from the coding sequence ATGGACAGATTAAAAATAATTGTAATCGCAAACGATACAGACAACAGAATAATCGCAAAAAGACTTTTTGATGACGAACGTCTTGCCATATCCGCATATGTTGAAGCAAAACAAGACTCATTTATAAAGATTGTAGGGATATACCCGGATATTGTAGTATTTTTTGATGAAAACCCTGAGTCTGATGAAACAGCTCCAAATAATATTCTGACACGAGAGCTTGCAAAACGCATATATGTGTCAATGCCCGGGACACTTTTGATCCTCATCAGTAAAAAAAGCGATACCGAATATTTGAAAACAAATATGCAAAGCGGATTTCATATGATTCTTCCTCCCTGTGTAAAAAAAGAAGAAACTCTCGACAGTGTAATAAATCTTTCAGCTGTTGAAAAGAAAAGGCTTACTGAAGAACAGCGGCGTGTAACAAACGCTAAAATAATATCAATTTTTTCAGCAAAAGGCGGATGCGGCAAAACCACAACTGCTGTGAATCTCAGCGTATGCTTCGTCCAAAAAAAGAAAAAAACTCTTATAATTGACGCAGACTTTCAATTCGGCGATATTTCATTGTTTCTTGATCTATCGGTAAAGGATACGATAAGCGAGCTTGTTCAGGAAGCTTCGAATTTTACCATAGACACGATAAACAGCTTCACTGTGCTTCACAGTTGCGGACTTAATATTCTCCCTGCTCCGAAAAGTCCTGAAATGGCGGAGTATATTACGGATGTACATATGGAAAAGCTGATCAGTATATTGAGACCTTATTATGATTATATAATTATCGATCTCGGCTCTTCTATAGGAAATGTGGCGTTAAACATTATTGAAAATTCTGATATGGTCATATATGTGACGACGCCGGATATAACAAGTATAAAGGATCTTCACCAAACTTATAAAATTATGTCAAGTTTGCAGCAGGCAGATAAATTCAAAATGATTATCAATAGATTCGGCACGGGAACATTAAAGAAAAAGGATTTTGAAACTAACATTTCAATGCCGATTCTCGGAACTATACGCGAAGACGAGCACCGCCTCGCTTTAAGCATAGCAAAAGGCGTCCCAATAGTGCTAGACGCACCGAGATCAAAAATTGCTTTGGATATAGCGGCTGTATATGATAAAATTATCAAGTCCGTTTAA
- the cpaB gene encoding Flp pilus assembly protein CpaB has translation MKKVYIIAAFLAILTSVLIYKFSINLEELSKPEDIQRISTVVAAKKIPFNTIITDEMIKVISIPKEAVVTGSCSTTAELIGRLTLAPFVPGEQLILSQTAAQGDKNVGRLSIELDADKYAMTLEVGTTSGIAGYIRVGDRINLVVLKPIEDQPDKNEAVIIARDIEVIRLGLSSSSGQDTYQCITMSVSEKQAIDIIYNSSIGSLRAILEPSFDKNTEKAS, from the coding sequence ATGAAGAAAGTATATATAATCGCTGCGTTTTTAGCTATTCTAACATCTGTATTGATATACAAATTTTCCATTAATCTGGAAGAATTGAGCAAGCCGGAAGATATACAGCGTATAAGCACGGTCGTCGCGGCAAAAAAAATACCATTCAATACTATAATAACCGACGAAATGATCAAGGTTATCAGCATACCAAAAGAAGCGGTCGTTACAGGCTCCTGCTCAACCACGGCAGAACTCATCGGCAGGCTTACCCTCGCTCCGTTTGTACCGGGAGAACAGCTCATTCTTTCCCAAACCGCAGCACAGGGTGATAAAAACGTAGGTCGTCTTTCCATAGAGCTTGACGCGGACAAATATGCAATGACGCTTGAAGTCGGCACTACATCCGGCATTGCGGGCTATATCAGAGTAGGCGATAGAATAAATCTCGTAGTATTAAAACCTATTGAAGATCAACCGGACAAAAACGAAGCAGTTATAATAGCCCGTGATATAGAAGTAATCAGGCTCGGGTTAAGCAGTTCATCAGGACAAGACACATATCAATGTATAACGATGTCGGTTTCGGAAAAGCAGGCTATTGATATTATATATAATTCCTCTATCGGTTCCCTGCGGGCAATCCTTGAGCCATCTTTTGATAAGAATACGGAAAAGGCATCATAA
- a CDS encoding pilus assembly protein TadG-related protein: MKHMIFNKIRNGFMSSEKGDMTIMMAFLVTSLLIVSAFTVDIGAAYVKIAEAQNALDAAALAAGQLLPVSESDSSAIEEVYNTANSYLQKNGFNDFSEDDVCFSGSGGYYTSLTISTAATAKTYFSTIIGISQISSEKSASVGTYATGRVSGAVPFGIDANAFTFEQGYAVPKAGGGGGENGVFGYIALDGTSTNANAVKGWIANGFDGENYVGQILPLATGNMASAVKSAIPERINSCTHFEGDGGCNASHFVFGCPRVVIVPVYETIDTRTIRIIGFTAFILEGCTNQAEVYGTYVRANIPSIGGEAGGIDFGCYSICLID, translated from the coding sequence ATGAAACATATGATATTTAATAAAATAAGAAATGGATTCATGTCCTCTGAAAAAGGCGACATGACGATAATGATGGCGTTCTTAGTGACTTCACTTTTAATTGTCTCCGCCTTTACCGTTGATATCGGAGCAGCATATGTTAAAATAGCTGAAGCGCAAAACGCGCTGGATGCCGCCGCTCTCGCAGCCGGTCAGCTTCTTCCTGTTTCAGAAAGCGACTCATCGGCAATCGAGGAAGTATATAATACAGCCAATTCGTATTTGCAAAAAAACGGCTTTAACGATTTTTCAGAAGATGATGTTTGCTTTTCCGGCTCAGGCGGATATTATACGTCCTTAACCATTTCAACAGCCGCAACGGCGAAAACATATTTCTCGACAATAATAGGCATATCGCAGATTTCTTCAGAAAAATCCGCCTCGGTCGGAACATATGCAACCGGGCGCGTCTCGGGCGCGGTGCCATTCGGTATTGATGCGAACGCGTTTACGTTCGAACAAGGATATGCCGTTCCTAAAGCAGGCGGAGGCGGCGGAGAAAACGGTGTTTTTGGTTATATTGCCCTTGACGGAACAAGCACAAACGCGAATGCCGTAAAGGGATGGATCGCAAACGGTTTTGACGGAGAAAACTATGTCGGTCAGATTTTACCTCTGGCTACAGGTAACATGGCGTCCGCCGTTAAAAGCGCAATACCTGAAAGAATAAACTCATGCACACATTTTGAAGGCGACGGAGGATGCAACGCTTCTCATTTTGTATTCGGATGCCCGAGAGTCGTCATCGTCCCGGTATATGAAACTATAGACACACGAACAATCAGGATCATAGGATTCACCGCATTTATTCTGGAAGGATGTACAAATCAAGCCGAGGTATACGGCACTTATGTCAGAGCAAACATACCGTCTATCGGAGGCGAAGCCGGCGGAATTGATTTTGGATGTTACAGTATTTGCCTGATTGATTAA
- a CDS encoding TadE/TadG family type IV pilus assembly protein, whose protein sequence is MKKLMRDFRSTLSICSSNPLKTESGQSVVEFALMLPIFLLLVFGIIEFGILFNMKLSVTNCAREGARYAALHSEESSLESTIESRVRRLAVFGDIDVAVSFSNPSNHKSGDVTVTVTAQANALTPVGDLLFSNGRLILTGTVIMKVE, encoded by the coding sequence TTGAAAAAGCTTATGCGCGATTTTCGATCAACGCTTTCAATATGTTCATCAAACCCGCTTAAAACTGAAAGCGGGCAAAGCGTAGTGGAATTTGCATTAATGCTGCCCATTTTTCTTCTGCTGGTTTTCGGCATCATAGAATTCGGTATATTATTTAATATGAAGCTTTCTGTTACGAATTGCGCCCGGGAAGGCGCGAGATATGCCGCTTTGCACAGCGAAGAAAGCAGCCTTGAAAGTACCATAGAATCAAGAGTCCGGAGATTGGCCGTTTTCGGTGATATTGATGTAGCGGTTTCATTTTCAAATCCGTCAAATCACAAAAGCGGAGACGTAACGGTGACGGTTACGGCACAAGCAAACGCTTTGACACCGGTAGGTGATTTACTCTTTTCAAACGGCAGGCTGATATTAACCGGAACAGTGATAATGAAAGTTGAATGA
- a CDS encoding Flp family type IVb pilin, with the protein MKKFMSILKDENGQGMVEYGLIIGLIAIVVVVALLTLGPEIAKKFGEAQQALTDPTAV; encoded by the coding sequence ATGAAAAAGTTCATGTCAATTCTCAAGGATGAAAACGGCCAGGGAATGGTCGAATACGGACTGATCATCGGTCTCATCGCAATTGTCGTTGTCGTCGCTCTTCTCACGCTTGGGCCGGAAATCGCGAAAAAATTTGGTGAGGCTCAACAAGCTCTGACTGATCCTACAGCAGTATAA
- a CDS encoding prepilin peptidase, whose protein sequence is MNQATLIISATAGIPLGISANYLTRILVKKRSCDSYSVWYINKSCSTVLWALCFSAYYALAALLLENINQLIPVAILFFACSCISAVDALIRKIPNSMLLIILANTVLYVILNYATEDIWNMFLSMLIGVLVFSIPSYFGKYIGWGDVKYAAVLALYLSLLGFCVSIIIMGASTAVYALLLKAKSKNNFKETLKTSVPMGPFISFGVIITAIVPLFYNI, encoded by the coding sequence ATGAATCAGGCAACTTTAATAATTTCCGCCACAGCAGGAATTCCACTCGGGATCTCCGCCAATTACCTCACACGGATTCTTGTTAAGAAAAGAAGCTGCGATAGCTATTCCGTGTGGTATATAAATAAAAGCTGTTCCACCGTGCTTTGGGCGCTTTGTTTTTCCGCTTATTACGCGCTGGCGGCTTTGCTTCTTGAAAACATAAACCAATTAATTCCGGTCGCGATTCTCTTCTTCGCTTGCTCATGCATCAGCGCGGTTGATGCGCTGATACGTAAGATACCGAACTCCATGCTTCTAATCATCCTGGCGAATACGGTTTTGTATGTCATATTGAATTATGCCACGGAGGATATATGGAACATGTTTCTTTCCATGCTGATCGGCGTTTTGGTTTTTTCAATTCCCTCGTACTTTGGTAAATATATCGGCTGGGGAGATGTAAAATATGCCGCTGTCCTCGCGCTTTATCTTTCCTTGCTCGGTTTTTGCGTTTCAATAATAATAATGGGAGCGTCAACGGCGGTTTACGCTTTATTATTAAAAGCGAAAAGCAAGAACAATTTTAAAGAAACGCTTAAAACATCGGTTCCGATGGGACCTTTCATTTCATTTGGCGTAATTATAACAGCGATAGTCCCGCTGTTTTATAATATATAA